The Lactuca sativa cultivar Salinas chromosome 2, Lsat_Salinas_v11, whole genome shotgun sequence genome includes a window with the following:
- the LOC111885148 gene encoding cytochrome c6, chloroplastic has protein sequence MLLSAIPNCNSRLISPAVNQEKGNQRDERQWMNPQRQLKFLQRLTPPLFAAFVALSPIITPPGSYAEAIDVQRGASLFGHACIGCHVAGGNIIQPGATLFLKDLQRNGVDTEEEIYNITYYGKGRMPGFGEMCTPRGQCTFGARLKEDEIKLLANFVKSQADEGWLNIGNGGD, from the exons ATGCTGCTTTCCGCCATTCCCAATTGCAACAGCAGGCTGATTTCCCCTGCTGTAAACCAg GAAAAGGGGAATCAACGAGATGAAAGACAATGGATGAACCCACAACGACAACTGAAGTTTCTCCAAAGATTGACTCCGCCTTTATTTGCTGCATTCGTAGCCTTATCTCCTATCATAACTCCTCCAG GATCATATGCTGAAGCAATAGATGTACAACGAGGAGCTTCATTATTTGGCCATGCTTGCATCGGATGTCATGTTGCAGGTGgaaacataatacaacca GGAGCAACTCTCTTTCTAAAAGACCTACAAAG AAATGGAGTTGACACAGAAGAGGAAATATACAACATAACATATTATGGAAAGGGAAGAATGCCT GGGTTTGGAGAGATGTGTACACCAAGGGGTCAATGCACATTTGGTGCTCGTCTAAAAGAAGATGAAATAAAACTTTTGGCTAATTTTGTGAAGTCACAAGCTGATGAAGGATGGTTAAACATAGGAAATGGTGGAGATTGA